One Halalkalicoccus sp. NIPERK01 DNA segment encodes these proteins:
- a CDS encoding DJ-1/PfpI family protein produces MKVEILLYEGFDELDAIGPYEVFRTAAEAGGDLSASLVTPDPAERVTASHGLRVEPDGVLGEPDLLVVPGGGWSSRNERGTWGEYERNDLPPLIAERYDRGATVASVCTGAMLLERAGLLDGRPAITHASALGDLRETDAEVIGTTDGTVPRVVDGEERGSSGRTSEAMPRVVDDGDVLTAGGVTSGIDLALWLVEREIGEELAGTVATTLEYERGEVYRA; encoded by the coding sequence ATGAAGGTAGAGATCCTGCTGTACGAGGGGTTCGACGAACTCGACGCGATCGGCCCCTACGAGGTCTTTCGAACCGCGGCCGAGGCCGGCGGCGACCTCTCGGCCTCGCTCGTCACCCCCGACCCCGCGGAGCGGGTCACGGCGAGCCACGGCCTGCGGGTCGAACCCGACGGCGTTCTCGGCGAACCCGACCTGCTCGTGGTGCCCGGCGGCGGGTGGAGTTCCAGAAACGAGCGCGGAACGTGGGGCGAGTACGAGCGAAACGACCTCCCGCCGCTGATCGCCGAGCGATACGACCGGGGGGCGACCGTCGCCTCGGTCTGTACCGGCGCGATGCTGCTCGAACGGGCGGGACTGCTCGACGGACGGCCTGCGATCACGCACGCGAGCGCGCTGGGCGACCTGCGCGAGACGGACGCCGAAGTGATCGGGACTACCGATGGGACCGTGCCCCGCGTCGTGGACGGCGAGGAACGCGGTTCCTCTGGCCGCACGAGCGAGGCGATGCCTCGCGTCGTCGACGACGGCGACGTACTGACGGCGGGCGGCGTCACCTCGGGGATCGATCTGGCGCTGTGGCTCGTCGAACGGGAGATCGGCGAGGAACTCGCCGGAACGGTGGCGACGACCCTGGAGTACGAGCGCGGCGAGGTCTACCGTGCGTAG
- a CDS encoding decarboxylating 6-phosphogluconate dehydrogenase → MQLGVVGLGRMGLIVADRLLEGGHDVVAYDLDSEAVERAAEAGVTPADSVEDLAGKLGDEKRIWLMVPAGAAVDTTLADLDPHLGNDDVVVDGGNSHFQRSVERAEATDAAYLDCGTSGGPASADAGFSLMVGGPEWAYDDLVPAFDAVATGPAGHDRMGPAGSGHYVKMVHNGVEYALMQAYGEGFELLHEGRYDLDLEAVARTWNNGAVIRSWLLELCEEAFREEGTDLGDVDDYVAGGSTGTWTVQEALEQEIALPLIYQALSERFGSRAPEEGRFSRRLANRLRYGFGRHEVARREK, encoded by the coding sequence ATGCAACTGGGCGTCGTCGGACTCGGACGGATGGGGCTGATCGTCGCGGACCGCCTCCTCGAGGGAGGCCACGACGTGGTGGCTTACGACCTCGACAGCGAGGCGGTCGAGCGCGCCGCCGAGGCGGGAGTTACCCCCGCCGACTCGGTCGAGGATCTCGCGGGAAAACTGGGCGACGAAAAGCGGATCTGGCTCATGGTCCCGGCGGGCGCGGCCGTCGACACCACCCTCGCCGATCTGGATCCCCACCTCGGGAACGACGACGTCGTCGTCGACGGGGGCAACTCGCACTTCCAGCGCTCGGTCGAACGCGCCGAAGCGACCGACGCGGCCTATCTCGACTGCGGGACCTCCGGCGGGCCCGCGAGCGCCGATGCGGGCTTCTCGCTGATGGTCGGCGGGCCCGAGTGGGCCTACGACGACCTCGTCCCGGCGTTCGATGCCGTCGCCACCGGGCCGGCGGGCCACGACCGGATGGGGCCCGCCGGGTCGGGCCACTACGTGAAGATGGTCCACAACGGCGTCGAGTACGCGCTCATGCAGGCGTATGGGGAAGGGTTCGAACTGCTCCACGAGGGTCGCTACGACCTCGACCTCGAAGCCGTCGCCCGGACCTGGAACAACGGCGCGGTGATCCGGTCGTGGTTGCTCGAACTCTGCGAGGAGGCCTTCCGAGAGGAAGGGACGGACCTGGGCGATGTCGACGACTACGTCGCCGGCGGCTCGACCGGCACGTGGACCGTTCAGGAGGCCCTCGAACAGGAGATCGCGCTCCCGTTGATCTACCAGGCGCTCTCGGAGCGGTTCGGCTCGCGCGCCCCCGAGGAAGGGCGGTTCTCCCGACGATTGGCGAACCGGCTCCGCTACGGCTTCGGTCGCCACGAGGTCGCTCGACGCGAGAAGTAG